A section of the Rhizobium sp. Pop5 genome encodes:
- a CDS encoding alpha/beta fold hydrolase, producing the protein MSTQKKTIICIPGLGASKASFTALAETILAEKCHVLAIDLPGFGDHCRDSVPDEPVSMAADMLIPVVERIGCQNVILVGHSLGGAVALLTAKRVKGEVWGVASVEGNLVAEDCGMSRRLANASNIAEGEAIKARAVYDAGRSDNEGVRAWSADLAKISYDTLSKYSKNLVDLSDSEVLLQQFLRDSYRRMYLYGEEYVGHPVVPRLSSVQRVFIPKAGHVNFTGDAPDTCAVAISKLL; encoded by the coding sequence ATGTCTACTCAAAAGAAGACGATAATTTGCATCCCTGGCTTAGGGGCTTCGAAGGCCTCCTTCACCGCCCTCGCAGAGACAATTCTTGCGGAAAAATGCCATGTCCTTGCCATCGACCTTCCGGGATTCGGAGACCATTGTAGGGATTCCGTTCCAGACGAACCCGTGTCGATGGCAGCAGATATGCTAATCCCCGTCGTTGAGAGAATAGGCTGCCAGAACGTCATTCTTGTCGGTCATAGCCTTGGTGGTGCCGTTGCCCTCCTTACGGCCAAAAGAGTCAAGGGCGAGGTTTGGGGAGTTGCTTCAGTTGAAGGCAACTTAGTGGCCGAAGATTGCGGGATGAGCAGACGGCTGGCCAACGCCAGCAATATTGCCGAGGGAGAAGCTATAAAAGCTCGTGCCGTCTATGACGCTGGGCGCTCCGACAATGAGGGCGTGAGAGCCTGGTCAGCCGATTTGGCAAAAATATCCTACGACACTCTTTCAAAATATTCAAAAAATCTCGTGGACCTTTCTGATAGTGAAGTCTTGTTGCAGCAATTTTTGAGAGATAGTTACCGTCGAATGTATTTGTACGGTGAGGAGTATGTTGGCCATCCCGTGGTGCCGCGTCTGAGCTCAGTTCAACGAGTATTTATTCCCAAGGCGGGTCACGTCAATTTCACGGGTGATGCTCCAGACACCTGCGCGGTCGCCATTTCAAAGCTTCTGTAG
- a CDS encoding DUF1963 domain-containing protein: MLLNEARNEWHENALPLEDVLEHWGEPSDTSMQAYDGWKKQAIALTGSLTVLGRATKLSPELREKVLNVVEEGRLLRKQAGDYGLHPHLETAFGASLTTLLTDFPGIAEMEPELVAAGNPADQAELNGYLSHRMLGPGEGLQSDLGDDEILLLQLCSDSDGPRFQWWDVGVIRFSINREALRTCEFHLAEAEIEGH; this comes from the coding sequence ATGCTTTTGAACGAAGCCAGAAATGAGTGGCATGAAAATGCGCTGCCGCTGGAAGATGTTCTTGAGCACTGGGGTGAACCTTCCGACACATCGATGCAGGCCTATGACGGTTGGAAGAAGCAAGCGATCGCGCTGACTGGCAGCCTCACCGTATTGGGCAGAGCAACCAAGCTTTCCCCCGAACTTCGCGAAAAGGTTCTGAACGTCGTGGAAGAGGGCCGTCTACTACGAAAACAAGCGGGAGACTACGGACTGCATCCGCATCTCGAAACGGCCTTCGGCGCATCGCTGACGACCCTTCTTACCGATTTTCCCGGCATTGCTGAAATGGAACCGGAATTGGTCGCGGCCGGAAATCCCGCCGATCAGGCAGAGCTGAACGGGTACCTGTCACACCGAATGTTGGGACCTGGCGAAGGGTTACAATCCGACCTCGGCGACGACGAAATCCTCCTGCTTCAACTCTGTAGCGATTCCGACGGCCCGCGTTTCCAATGGTGGGATGTTGGAGTAATCCGATTTTCGATCAATCGGGAAGCGTTGCGGACCTGCGAGTTTCATTTGGCCGAGGCTGAAATCGAAGGCCACTGA
- a CDS encoding helix-turn-helix domain-containing protein: MAAIEQAYDVYEDRCPTRLVLDRLADKWALLILDRLKGGPMRFNHIRRDIKGISQKVLAQTLRKQERDGLITRTIYPTVPVTVEYALTPLGRTLTETVSALTHWAEKNMDAISMAQRAYDEAHPG, encoded by the coding sequence ATGGCTGCGATCGAACAGGCCTATGACGTTTATGAGGACCGCTGCCCGACCCGGCTGGTGCTGGACCGACTGGCGGACAAATGGGCGCTGCTCATTCTCGACCGGCTGAAAGGCGGTCCGATGCGCTTCAACCATATCCGCCGCGATATCAAGGGCATATCGCAGAAAGTTCTGGCGCAGACGCTGCGCAAGCAGGAGCGCGACGGGCTGATCACACGCACGATCTACCCGACCGTGCCGGTCACCGTCGAATATGCGCTGACGCCGCTCGGGCGGACGCTGACGGAGACGGTCTCGGCCCTGACACACTGGGCGGAGAAGAATATGGACGCGATCTCCATGGCGCAGCGCGCTTATGACGAGGCGCATCCGGGGTGA
- a CDS encoding SDR family oxidoreductase, whose protein sequence is MSNKILVLGATGTVGRHVVDGLLAKGETVKAASRSGKPVAGAEGVAFDYARPETFGPAFEGVDRAYVLLASGYVDAKGMLLPVIEAAAARKVKVVFQSVIGVDADDSIPYRQVEIALEKSGTPYVILRPNWFSDNFHTFWKPGLDHGQIALPAADGQSSFIDARDIAASGVAALTSSAFDGKAFNLTGPEALSYAQTAAILSEATGKPIAYNAITDEAFVGILTGAGVPADYASFLASIFYPVRQGWTAVVTGDVETLTGKAPRSLKTYAADYAAALKG, encoded by the coding sequence ATGAGCAATAAGATCCTCGTTCTCGGCGCAACGGGCACCGTCGGCAGACATGTGGTGGACGGGCTTCTGGCGAAGGGCGAGACGGTCAAGGCGGCTTCGCGCTCGGGCAAGCCGGTGGCCGGCGCCGAAGGCGTAGCTTTCGACTATGCCAGGCCGGAAACCTTCGGCCCGGCCTTTGAAGGGGTCGACCGCGCCTATGTGCTGCTCGCCTCCGGCTATGTCGATGCCAAAGGCATGCTGCTGCCGGTCATCGAAGCCGCCGCCGCCCGCAAGGTGAAGGTCGTTTTCCAGAGCGTGATCGGCGTCGATGCCGATGATTCCATCCCCTATCGCCAGGTCGAGATCGCCCTGGAAAAGTCAGGCACGCCTTACGTCATCCTGCGTCCGAACTGGTTTTCCGACAATTTCCACACCTTCTGGAAACCGGGCCTCGACCACGGCCAGATCGCGCTCCCGGCCGCCGATGGCCAATCGAGCTTCATCGACGCCCGCGACATCGCCGCTAGCGGCGTGGCCGCACTCACCTCTTCGGCCTTCGACGGCAAGGCGTTCAACCTGACCGGCCCGGAAGCCCTTTCCTATGCGCAAACCGCGGCAATCCTCTCCGAGGCAACAGGCAAGCCGATCGCCTATAACGCCATCACCGACGAAGCCTTCGTCGGCATCCTCACCGGCGCCGGCGTGCCGGCCGATTACGCAAGCTTCCTCGCCTCAATCTTCTATCCGGTCCGCCAGGGTTGGACCGCCGTCGTCACCGGCGATGTCGAGACACTGACGGGCAAGGCCCCACGCTCGCTGAAGACCTACGCCGCCGATTACGCCGCGGCGCTGAAGGGATAA
- a CDS encoding Lrp/AsnC family transcriptional regulator — MARRPDRTDFDPTDIAMIEILQDDGRISVSDLGRKVGLSQPAASERLKRLEERGVITGYRAVVDPASLGLGMSAIIRLRTTHEHIKPCLKQFSEMPEIIEVLRLTGEDCFHLKVIVPSPADLERIVDSVARYGSVTTAIVLRSERPKAFGRDLIAKA, encoded by the coding sequence ATGGCCAGACGACCCGATCGCACAGACTTCGATCCGACCGACATCGCCATGATCGAGATCCTCCAGGACGACGGGCGGATCAGCGTCTCAGACCTCGGCAGAAAGGTCGGCCTTTCCCAGCCAGCCGCCTCGGAGCGGTTGAAGCGGCTGGAAGAGCGCGGCGTCATCACCGGCTACAGGGCGGTTGTCGATCCCGCGTCGCTCGGCCTCGGAATGTCGGCGATCATTCGCCTGCGCACGACGCATGAACACATCAAGCCGTGCCTGAAGCAGTTTTCCGAAATGCCCGAAATCATCGAGGTGCTGAGGCTTACCGGAGAAGATTGTTTTCACCTGAAGGTCATCGTGCCCTCGCCCGCCGATCTCGAGCGCATCGTCGATTCCGTCGCCCGATACGGCTCGGTGACAACAGCCATCGTCCTGCGGAGCGAACGCCCGAAAGCTTTCGGTCGCGATCTGATTGCAAAGGCCTGA
- a CDS encoding argininosuccinate synthase, with protein sequence MARKIGKIVLAYSGGLDTSIILKWLQETYECEVVTFTADLGQGEELEPARAKAAMLGVRDIRIVDLREEFVRDFVFPMLRANALYEGQYLLGSSIARPLISKHLVAIARDVGADAVAHGSTGKGNDQVRFELAVNALAPSLEVIAPWRQWNIRSRTELLAYAEQRRIPVPSDKRGEAPFSIDANLLHTSTEGKVLENPAEIAPDYIYQRTVDPVDAPDAPETVTIGFESGDPVSVNGALMTPAALLTELNRLGGRHGVGRLDLVENRFIGMKSRGVYETPGGTILLAAHRGMESITLDRAAAHLKDEIMPRYAELIYNGFWFAPEREMLQALIDRSQAFVSGEVTVRLYKGGAAVIARTSPSSLYSADLVTFEESTVAYDHHDAEGFIRLNGLRLRSWAARNTLSPASS encoded by the coding sequence ATGGCAAGAAAGATTGGAAAAATCGTCCTCGCTTATTCCGGAGGGCTGGATACGTCGATCATCCTGAAATGGCTGCAGGAAACCTATGAATGCGAGGTGGTCACCTTCACCGCCGATCTCGGCCAGGGCGAAGAGCTCGAGCCGGCACGGGCGAAGGCGGCCATGCTTGGCGTCAGGGATATCCGCATCGTCGATCTGCGCGAGGAGTTCGTCCGCGACTTCGTCTTTCCGATGCTCCGGGCCAATGCGCTCTATGAAGGACAATATCTCCTCGGCAGCTCCATCGCCCGGCCGCTGATATCAAAACATCTCGTCGCCATCGCGCGAGACGTCGGCGCCGATGCCGTCGCCCATGGCTCGACGGGCAAGGGCAATGACCAGGTCCGCTTCGAGCTTGCCGTCAATGCGCTCGCCCCATCGCTCGAGGTCATCGCCCCCTGGCGCCAGTGGAACATCCGCTCGCGCACCGAGCTTCTGGCCTATGCCGAGCAGCGCCGGATTCCGGTGCCGAGCGACAAGCGCGGCGAAGCGCCGTTTTCGATCGACGCCAATCTGCTGCACACCTCGACCGAGGGAAAGGTCCTCGAAAATCCGGCTGAGATCGCGCCCGATTACATCTATCAGCGCACGGTCGACCCCGTCGACGCGCCGGATGCCCCCGAGACTGTCACCATCGGCTTCGAAAGCGGCGACCCGGTATCGGTGAACGGCGCGCTGATGACGCCGGCCGCCCTGCTGACCGAACTCAACCGGCTCGGTGGAAGGCACGGCGTCGGCCGGCTCGATCTCGTCGAAAACCGCTTCATCGGCATGAAGTCGCGGGGCGTCTATGAGACGCCGGGCGGCACGATCCTGCTTGCTGCCCATCGCGGCATGGAATCGATCACGCTCGATCGCGCCGCCGCCCACCTGAAGGACGAGATCATGCCCCGCTATGCCGAGCTGATCTATAACGGCTTCTGGTTCGCGCCCGAGCGGGAAATGCTGCAGGCCCTGATCGACCGCAGCCAGGCCTTCGTCAGCGGCGAAGTAACGGTCAGGCTCTACAAGGGAGGTGCCGCGGTCATCGCCCGCACCTCCCCTTCGTCGCTCTATTCCGCCGACCTCGTCACCTTCGAGGAAAGCACCGTCGCCTACGACCACCACGACGCCGAGGGCTTCATCCGCCTGAACGGCCTGCGGCTCCGCAGTTGGGCGGCCCGCAACACCCTCTCTCCGGCCTCATCATGA
- the cax gene encoding calcium/proton exchanger → MQKVEQGEGTSWLAAARNELRAAPLLCLLVFVPVVILTEMAAPEAHTLLFVLSVLAIVPLAALLSRATEAVSARTGDAVGGLLNATLGNLTELVIAFAALQAGQYLLVKASIAGAIVTNTLFMLGGAFLLGGLKYHVQEFNRVNARFQACLLFLATVAMLVPSVIGIVDHGTDISNKLSLGIALILIAVYAMGMLFSLKTHRELFASVGEATEEHGSWSLSVSVTVLIVVTLFVALISEVFVGSVQAAAEEMGMTPAFVGFIVVALVGAAAEMTTAFSAARANRLDLSVGIALGSAAQIALFVGPVLVVISYFIGPQPMSLQFWPGAVTMIFFATMAAALLSNGGRGAWYVGVLALAVFAIFGLTLFLLPPATPS, encoded by the coding sequence ATGCAAAAGGTTGAGCAGGGAGAGGGGACCTCATGGCTTGCTGCGGCAAGGAACGAGCTTCGCGCCGCGCCGCTCCTTTGCCTCCTCGTTTTCGTACCGGTGGTGATCCTGACCGAGATGGCCGCGCCGGAGGCCCACACGCTGCTGTTCGTGCTGTCCGTACTGGCGATCGTGCCGCTGGCCGCCCTTCTCAGCCGCGCGACGGAAGCGGTTTCGGCGCGAACGGGAGACGCCGTCGGCGGTCTGCTGAACGCCACACTCGGCAACCTGACGGAACTCGTGATCGCCTTCGCCGCGCTGCAGGCGGGCCAGTATCTTCTCGTCAAGGCATCGATCGCCGGCGCCATCGTCACCAACACGCTGTTCATGTTGGGCGGCGCTTTTCTGCTCGGCGGCCTCAAATATCACGTGCAGGAATTCAACCGCGTCAATGCGCGCTTCCAGGCCTGCCTGCTGTTCCTGGCGACCGTCGCCATGCTGGTCCCTTCGGTGATCGGCATCGTGGACCATGGGACTGACATTTCAAATAAGCTCAGTCTCGGCATCGCCCTGATCCTGATCGCGGTCTATGCGATGGGAATGCTGTTTTCGCTGAAGACGCATCGCGAACTCTTTGCCAGCGTGGGAGAGGCGACGGAAGAACACGGTAGCTGGTCGCTCTCGGTCAGCGTCACCGTCCTCATCGTCGTCACGCTCTTCGTCGCCCTGATCAGCGAGGTCTTCGTGGGATCGGTTCAGGCGGCCGCCGAGGAGATGGGCATGACCCCGGCATTCGTCGGCTTCATCGTCGTGGCGCTGGTGGGCGCGGCGGCGGAAATGACGACCGCCTTTTCGGCCGCGCGGGCGAACCGCCTCGACCTCAGCGTCGGGATCGCGCTCGGCAGCGCGGCGCAGATCGCTCTCTTCGTCGGCCCCGTGCTTGTCGTCATCAGCTATTTCATCGGCCCGCAGCCGATGTCGCTGCAGTTCTGGCCGGGCGCGGTGACGATGATCTTCTTCGCCACCATGGCGGCGGCGCTGCTTTCGAATGGCGGGCGCGGCGCCTGGTATGTCGGCGTGCTGGCGCTTGCCGTCTTCGCCATTTTCGGCCTCACGCTGTTCCTGCTGCCGCCCGCGACACCTTCATAA
- a CDS encoding TetR/AcrR family transcriptional regulator, whose protein sequence is MALKTAGRPRTRPAEERREDLVRSAECLFLEKGVEPTTIEDITLRASVSKGAFYLHFSSKADVVEALRVRFVQQLLDSVNEEVAMRSRDDWTGKLTGWANACAVGYLNATRLHHLIFAAAPLPTRNGLTNNLLIDHLADLLITGNHEKAWSLANPGFTAIFLFNALHGVVNREGIGESELDRRKLLHDIEDHFRRVVN, encoded by the coding sequence ATGGCCTTAAAAACTGCTGGTAGACCGAGAACAAGACCTGCAGAGGAGAGACGGGAAGATCTTGTGAGATCGGCCGAATGCCTCTTTCTGGAGAAAGGGGTGGAGCCGACAACGATCGAGGATATCACTCTTAGGGCGTCCGTCTCCAAAGGGGCCTTTTACCTGCACTTCTCGTCGAAGGCCGATGTTGTTGAGGCATTGCGAGTCCGCTTCGTCCAACAGCTACTGGATAGCGTGAACGAGGAGGTCGCTATGCGAAGCAGGGATGACTGGACCGGCAAACTGACAGGCTGGGCGAATGCCTGCGCTGTTGGCTACCTGAACGCTACTCGCTTACATCACCTAATCTTTGCCGCGGCCCCGCTGCCAACCAGGAACGGTCTAACAAACAATCTTCTGATCGATCATCTGGCCGATCTTCTCATAACTGGAAACCATGAGAAGGCTTGGTCGCTGGCAAACCCCGGCTTCACAGCCATTTTCCTGTTCAATGCGCTGCATGGCGTAGTGAACCGGGAGGGTATTGGCGAAAGTGAGCTTGATCGCCGCAAACTGCTTCATGATATTGAGGATCACTTTCGACGGGTCGTAAACTGA
- a CDS encoding Lrp/AsnC family transcriptional regulator: MLATLDAIDRHILRVLQRDGRISNVELAKEVGLSPSPCLRRVRLLEEAGIIDRYVAVLDPAKVGAGLTVFARVWFKTQDAEVTLRFGEAVRRFPEVMECYLTTGECDAVLRIVTADLHSYWRFQADHLTRIPSVLSVKTDVPMETLKRSYELPLR; encoded by the coding sequence ATGCTTGCCACTCTGGATGCGATCGATCGCCATATCCTGCGGGTGCTGCAGCGCGACGGGCGCATTTCCAACGTCGAGCTGGCGAAGGAGGTGGGGCTGTCGCCTTCGCCGTGCCTGCGCCGTGTCCGGCTGCTCGAGGAAGCCGGGATCATCGATCGCTATGTCGCCGTGCTCGACCCGGCCAAGGTCGGTGCGGGGCTGACGGTCTTTGCCCGCGTCTGGTTCAAGACGCAGGATGCCGAGGTGACCCTGCGCTTCGGCGAAGCCGTCAGGCGCTTTCCCGAGGTGATGGAATGCTACCTGACGACGGGAGAATGCGACGCCGTGCTTCGCATCGTCACCGCCGACCTGCACAGCTACTGGCGTTTCCAGGCCGATCACCTGACCCGCATCCCAAGCGTGCTCAGCGTCAAGACCGACGTGCCGATGGAGACGCTGAAGCGGAGTTATGAGCTGCCGTTGCGATAG
- a CDS encoding IS256 family transposase, whose translation MTDDMMNLRALVEKSPDADLLREMIGFAAERLMELEVGAATGAGYGEKNPLRTAQRNGYRERDWETRAGTVELRIPKLRKGSYFPGFLEPRRMAEKALTAVIQEAYVQGISTRSVDDLVKAMGMSGISKSQVSRLCEEIDGKVKAFLERPIEGDWPYLWIDATYLKVRRGGRIVSVAVIIAVGVNNDGRREVLGMEVGTSEAEPIWTEFLRKLTRRGLRGVKLVVSDAHEGLKAAVTKVLNATWQRCRVHFMRNVLAHAGKSGRRVVSAFIATAFAQETPEAASTQWRAVADQIRPKVPKLAAIMDDAEEDVLAYMTFPKEHRAKLHSTNPIERLNGEIKRRTEVVGIFPNDDAIVRLVGAILLEQNDEWAVQRARYMTLETISQMSDDPLISLPAVAR comes from the coding sequence ATGACCGACGACATGATGAACCTGCGTGCGCTCGTGGAGAAGTCCCCCGACGCCGATCTTTTGCGCGAGATGATCGGCTTTGCCGCCGAGCGGCTGATGGAGCTGGAGGTGGGCGCTGCCACCGGTGCCGGCTATGGCGAGAAGAACCCGCTGCGGACGGCCCAGCGCAACGGCTACCGCGAGCGGGATTGGGAGACGCGCGCCGGAACCGTCGAGCTGCGCATTCCAAAGCTCAGGAAGGGCTCTTACTTTCCGGGCTTCCTGGAGCCGCGGCGCATGGCCGAGAAGGCGCTGACGGCGGTCATTCAAGAGGCCTATGTGCAGGGAATCTCGACCCGCTCGGTCGACGATCTGGTCAAGGCCATGGGTATGAGCGGCATCTCCAAGAGCCAGGTCAGCCGGCTGTGCGAGGAGATCGACGGAAAGGTCAAGGCCTTCCTCGAGCGGCCGATCGAGGGCGACTGGCCATATCTGTGGATCGATGCCACCTACCTAAAGGTCCGCCGGGGCGGCCGCATCGTCTCCGTTGCCGTGATCATCGCCGTTGGTGTCAACAACGACGGTCGCCGCGAGGTGCTGGGCATGGAGGTCGGCACCTCCGAAGCCGAGCCGATCTGGACCGAGTTCCTACGCAAGCTGACTCGCCGTGGCCTCAGAGGCGTCAAGCTGGTCGTCTCCGACGCCCACGAGGGCCTCAAGGCCGCCGTCACCAAGGTGCTAAACGCAACCTGGCAGCGCTGCCGGGTCCACTTCATGCGCAACGTTCTCGCCCACGCCGGCAAGAGCGGTCGGCGTGTCGTCTCCGCCTTTATCGCCACCGCCTTCGCCCAGGAGACGCCGGAAGCCGCAAGCACCCAATGGCGCGCCGTCGCCGACCAAATCCGCCCGAAGGTCCCGAAGCTCGCCGCCATCATGGATGATGCCGAAGAAGACGTTCTCGCCTACATGACCTTCCCGAAGGAGCACCGCGCCAAGCTGCACAGCACCAACCCGATCGAGCGCCTCAATGGCGAAATCAAGCGCAGGACCGAGGTCGTCGGCATCTTCCCCAATGACGACGCCATCGTCCGCCTCGTCGGCGCGATCCTGCTCGAGCAAAACGACGAATGGGCTGTCCAACGCGCCAGATACATGACGCTGGAAACCATCAGCCAGATGAGCGATGATCCGCTCATCAGCCTGCCAGCCGTGGCGCGCTGA
- a CDS encoding DUF4440 domain-containing protein, translating to MQRQSAEGKPDLQVILGELSAREPLFHHRELGTSREDLLKMTADDFWEIGASNACDREFVIENLLEFYKKPEPEGWSCSEFSIRELAEDLYQLNYILQQPDRRTRRTTLWRKNADAWQIVFHQGTIIA from the coding sequence GTGCAGCGACAATCGGCCGAGGGCAAACCCGATCTCCAAGTAATCCTTGGCGAACTCAGCGCTCGCGAACCGCTTTTCCATCACCGGGAGCTTGGCACCAGCCGCGAAGACCTTCTCAAAATGACGGCCGATGATTTTTGGGAGATTGGCGCAAGCAACGCTTGTGACCGCGAATTCGTCATAGAGAACCTTTTGGAATTTTACAAAAAGCCGGAACCGGAAGGCTGGTCATGCTCCGAATTCTCGATCCGCGAGCTTGCTGAAGACCTCTACCAACTCAACTACATCTTGCAGCAGCCGGATCGCCGAACTCGCAGAACGACACTCTGGCGGAAAAATGCAGACGCATGGCAAATTGTCTTTCACCAAGGCACCATCATTGCCTGA
- a CDS encoding TetR/AcrR family transcriptional regulator, with translation MTTEKTTEKARAKGSTRYHHGNLRPTLLSVARALLEEGGPEALSLREIGRRAGVSAPAAYHYFSSLDAIAAALAEQGFAELSEEIDAALAGPRRHLLAGGIAYVAFARANPGLYRLMFGEGFQAYSKGNEAIGASRMRVYRQMKDDLEKRLAPEKVANAALFLWSLTHGLALLTIDGQIEPGADPDARVEEVLKLAGLGLPAAAGAGF, from the coding sequence ATGACGACGGAGAAGACGACTGAGAAGGCGAGGGCGAAGGGATCGACCCGCTATCATCACGGCAATCTGCGCCCGACATTGCTATCCGTCGCAAGGGCGCTCCTGGAAGAGGGCGGGCCGGAGGCGCTCAGCCTGCGGGAGATCGGCCGGCGTGCCGGCGTCTCGGCGCCGGCGGCCTATCACTATTTCAGCAGTCTCGACGCGATCGCGGCAGCCCTTGCCGAGCAGGGATTTGCCGAGCTCAGCGAGGAGATCGACGCCGCACTCGCCGGCCCGCGGCGCCATCTGCTTGCCGGCGGCATCGCCTATGTCGCCTTTGCCCGCGCCAATCCCGGCCTCTACCGGCTGATGTTCGGGGAGGGTTTCCAGGCCTATTCCAAGGGGAACGAGGCGATCGGCGCTTCGCGGATGCGGGTTTACCGCCAGATGAAGGACGATCTGGAAAAGCGGCTGGCGCCGGAGAAGGTGGCGAACGCCGCGCTCTTTCTCTGGTCGCTGACGCACGGCCTCGCCTTGCTGACGATCGACGGCCAGATCGAACCGGGCGCCGACCCGGACGCCAGGGTCGAGGAGGTGTTGAAGCTCGCCGGACTGGGGCTGCCGGCTGCGGCGGGAGCCGGTTTTTAA
- a CDS encoding alpha/beta hydrolase, with the protein MSEFIHLPGIGNSGSSHWQSRWEEADPSIRRFSPASWDEPDLFDWIAALDRAVRSAAEPPVLVAHSLACLLVAHWQKVSDAPVKAAFLVAVPDPSSASFPVEAAGFADVPEERFRFPSLIVASTDDPYGALAYAQTRAAQWGSHLEIIGAAGHINGQSGLETWPQGVRLLKAFAGLA; encoded by the coding sequence GTGAGCGAATTCATACATCTGCCCGGCATCGGCAATTCGGGAAGCAGCCATTGGCAAAGCCGGTGGGAGGAGGCCGATCCGTCGATCCGCCGCTTCTCGCCCGCAAGCTGGGACGAGCCGGACCTTTTCGACTGGATCGCGGCGCTCGACCGGGCCGTGCGGTCGGCGGCAGAGCCGCCAGTTCTCGTCGCCCACAGCCTTGCATGCCTGCTGGTCGCTCATTGGCAGAAGGTCTCGGACGCGCCTGTCAAGGCTGCGTTTCTGGTCGCCGTGCCCGATCCTTCCTCCGCGTCCTTCCCAGTCGAGGCGGCAGGTTTTGCTGATGTGCCGGAGGAACGGTTCCGTTTCCCGTCGCTGATCGTGGCAAGCACTGACGATCCCTATGGGGCGCTGGCCTATGCGCAGACGCGGGCAGCTCAATGGGGAAGCCACCTCGAAATCATCGGCGCGGCCGGCCATATCAATGGACAGAGCGGGCTGGAGACCTGGCCGCAGGGGGTGAGGCTGTTGAAGGCTTTCGCGGGATTGGCGTAA
- a CDS encoding SAM-dependent methyltransferase, whose amino-acid sequence MQASEPSRTAMAAAAHRAAHQSAEGGAIFADPYARRILGEEAAAEADLKAQDPATRSFRLVMAARSRFAEDCLARSLARGVAQAVILGAGLDTFALRNPHPGLTVFEVDHPATQGWKQTRLRETGLTHSLPIFVPVDFEHDDLKTRLVASGFKPDTPSFFIWLGVVPYLREVSVFALLRFVAGLPGAAIVFDYGEPLENYPPERRARAAEMGARTAAAGEPWLTRFDPADLAGRLRALGFTALEDLGPTEMAKRFFGLPDNAPDRGAGPHVICAGNS is encoded by the coding sequence ATGCAGGCATCCGAACCCAGCCGCACCGCAATGGCCGCCGCCGCCCACAGGGCGGCGCATCAGAGCGCCGAGGGCGGCGCCATCTTTGCCGATCCCTACGCCCGCCGCATTCTCGGCGAAGAGGCCGCCGCCGAGGCCGATCTGAAAGCCCAGGATCCTGCCACGCGCTCCTTTCGCCTGGTGATGGCAGCCAGAAGCCGATTTGCCGAGGATTGCCTTGCCCGCTCCCTCGCAAGGGGTGTTGCCCAGGCCGTCATCCTCGGCGCCGGGCTCGACACTTTCGCGCTGCGCAATCCCCATCCCGGCCTAACGGTCTTCGAGGTCGATCATCCCGCCACGCAGGGCTGGAAACAGACGAGGCTGCGCGAGACCGGGCTGACGCACAGCCTGCCGATTTTCGTTCCCGTCGATTTCGAGCATGACGATCTGAAAACACGCCTCGTCGCATCAGGCTTCAAGCCGGATACGCCGTCCTTCTTCATCTGGCTCGGCGTCGTGCCTTATCTCCGGGAGGTCTCGGTCTTTGCGCTGCTGCGTTTCGTCGCCGGCCTGCCGGGCGCCGCGATCGTCTTCGACTATGGCGAGCCGCTGGAAAACTATCCGCCTGAACGCCGCGCCCGCGCCGCCGAAATGGGCGCGCGCACGGCGGCTGCCGGCGAACCCTGGCTGACGCGCTTCGATCCGGCCGATCTTGCCGGGCGGCTGCGCGCCCTCGGCTTCACCGCACTGGAAGATCTTGGCCCCACCGAAATGGCCAAACGCTTCTTCGGCCTGCCTGACAATGCACCGGACCGGGGCGCGGGTCCGCATGTCATCTGCGCCGGCAATTCTTGA